The Brachyspira aalborgi genome has a segment encoding these proteins:
- a CDS encoding chemotaxis protein CheW: MLDNQKINSANIPQVGSLENKENISTEPSQQFLVFKIDNEEYALDVLSIESIVSVTNITPVPGSPKYMRGLINLRGNILHVVDIRIRFGLERRDDHSIEDDVIIVISNSNRRFGILADIVSDVITVFESQITETPIDNMRGLQISNVIRLENKIIMVLPIDDIVKSNEEINKMIQ; encoded by the coding sequence ATGTTAGATAATCAAAAAATTAATTCGGCTAATATACCTCAAGTTGGAAGTTTAGAAAATAAAGAAAATATTTCTACCGAACCTAGTCAACAGTTTTTGGTATTTAAAATAGATAATGAAGAATACGCTTTAGATGTTTTGAGTATTGAAAGTATAGTAAGCGTTACAAATATTACTCCCGTTCCTGGAAGCCCTAAATATATGAGAGGACTTATTAATTTAAGAGGAAATATTTTGCATGTAGTCGATATAAGAATAAGATTTGGACTTGAAAGAAGAGACGACCATTCTATTGAAGATGATGTTATTATAGTAATATCTAACTCGAATAGAAGATTTGGAATATTGGCGGATATAGTAAGCGATGTTATAACCGTGTTTGAAAGTCAAATAACGGAAACTCCTATTGACAATATGAGAGGACTTCAAATATCAAATGTTATAAGGCTTGAAAATAAAATTATTATGGTTTTGCCTATAGATGATATAGTGAAATCAAACGAAGAAATTAATAAAATGATACAATAG